In one Brassica oleracea var. oleracea cultivar TO1000 chromosome C9, BOL, whole genome shotgun sequence genomic region, the following are encoded:
- the LOC106317160 gene encoding probable polygalacturonase At3g15720 — protein sequence MKKSSLFFVLLCLFQISKLGFCLAGSVHTANNNENKRHRFISVTDFGAVCDGKTDDTQAFLKAWEAVCNGVSDKSFLVPLGKTCMLKPLKFAGPCKSSSITFVIRGNLVAPGYTWDVGNFPEWISFDSINGLVVKGGGVKGGGTLDSRGSVWWGSGHAQDKDRPTAMHFNNCNGLRMYNLQHLNSPRNHIGLTGSKNISISGLNLTAPGDSPNTDGIDISKCIGVDIRDSVISTGDDCIAINSGSSYINITGLFCGPGHGISVGSLGRNGEFATVEEVRVKNCTLSNTMNGVRIKTYQNGLGYARKISFEDIRMVDSRNPIIIEQNYLNRGKIEEVSFENSSYQNRGGKNCFYKTESGNGRGVKVSDVRYSRIYGSSASDEAVTFNCNADMGCEDIVMDHVNIVSAKAGQGVSASCTNVRGSYFYSPINCIKKH from the exons ATGAAGAAGTCTTCGTTGTTCTTCGTATTGTTATGTTTGTTTCAAATAAGCAAATTAGGTTTCTGCTTAGCAGGAAGTGTTCATACGGCTAACAACAATGAAAATAAACGTCATAGATTCATAAGTGTAACTGATTTCGGAGCTGTCTGCGATGGGAAGACCGATGATACTCAG GCCTTTCTTAAGGCATGGGAAGCTGTATGTAACGGAGTAAGTGATAAAAGCTTTTTAGTGCCTCTGGGAAAAACGTGCATGCTTAAGCCTCTTAAGTTCGCAGGTCCTTGCAAGTCTTCCTCTATCACCTTTGTG ATAAGAGGCAATCTTGTTGCGCCGGGTTACACCTGGGACGTGGGAAATTTCCCTGAATGGATTAGTTTTGATAGTATCAACGGTCTAGTTGTCAAAGGAGGAGGTGTCAAAGGAGGAGGCACCCTCGACAGTCGTGGTTCTGTGTGGTGGGGATCCGGACATGCTCAGGATAAGGATCGTCCCACC GCAATGCATTTCAACAACTGTAATGGTCTGAGGATGTATAATCTCCAACACTTGAACAGTCCTCGGAACCACATAGGTCTAACCGGCTCAAAGAACATCAGCATCTCGGGACTTAATTTGACTGCACCTGGTGATAGTCCCAATACGGATGGTATAGACATATCAAAGTGTATAGGAGTCGACATACGTGACTCAGTGATATCCACTGGAGATGATTGCATTGCTATTAATTCCGGTTCCTCTTATATCAACATAACCGGCCTTTTTTGCGGTCCCGGTCATGGCATCAG CGTGGGAAGCCTTGGAAGAAATGGAGAGTTTGCAACCGTTGAAGAAGTGAGAGTAAAGAACTGCACTTTGTCAAACACAATGAACGGTGTCCGAATCAAGACATACCAG AACGGATTAGGATATGCACGGAAAATCTCATTTGAGGATATAAGGATGGTGGATTCACGGAACCCTATTATCATCGAGCAGAATTACCTGAACCGGGGCAAAATCGAAGAAGTAAGCTTTGAGAATAGTAGCTATCAAAACCGTGGTGGTAAAAATTGTTTTTACAAGACTGAGTCTGGTAATGGAAGAGGCGTGAAAGTGAGCGATGTTCGTTACAGTAGAATCTACGGCTCATCTGCGAGTGATGAAGCCGTCACGTTTAACTGCAATGCGGACATGGGATGTGAAGATATTGTGATGGACCATGTGAATATTGTTTCAGCGAAAGCAGGTCAGGGGGTGTCGGCTTCTTGCACGAATGTTCGTGGGAGTTATTTTTATTCACCTATTAACTGTATTAAAAAGCATTAG
- the LOC106317159 gene encoding uncharacterized protein LOC106317159, whose amino-acid sequence MALKWVVLGYAAAAEAIMVILLTMPGLDGLRRGLIAVARKLLKPFLAIVPFCFFLLMEIYWKYKTRPSCYGDSCTPSDHLRHQKSIMKSQRNALLIASALTFYWILYSVTNLVVRIEQINLRDERFRNRV is encoded by the coding sequence ATGGCTCTCAAATGGGTTGTTTTAGGCTACGCAGCAGCTGCTGAAGCGATCATGGTGATCCTCTTGACGATGCCAGGACTCGACGGTCTCCGAAGAGGATTGATCGCCGTCGCACGTAAGCTCTTGAAACCGTTTCTAGCGATTGTACCTTTCTGTTTCTTCCTCCTTATGGAAATCTACTGGAAGTACAAGACTCGACCTTCCTGCTACGGCGATTCATGTACTCCTTCCGACCACCTTCGTCACCAGAAGTCGATCATGAAGTCTCAGCGTAACGCGCTACTTATAGCGTCAGCTCTCACTTTCTACTGGATTCTTTACTCCGTCACGAATCTCGTCGTTAGGATCGAGCAAATTAACCTGCGGGATGAGAGGTTTAGGAACAGGGTTTAA
- the LOC106317509 gene encoding uncharacterized protein LOC106317509, producing MSTAKDFKEAFKKMDQYNNGEISWEELNFHDIRNRSLPMTMSQVDNMFGELETDGEDRVFGASKYLVNQLHSSLPVKHEDVINEELKKEVSMLKHDSSAKKIENQVEIPKTPVVEEKSSKELEDWVVVEKSSKELED from the coding sequence ATGTCTACAGCAAAAGATTTTAAAGAAGCTTTCAAGAAGATGGATCAGTACAATAATGGTGAGATTTCATGGGAAGAATTAAATTTTCATGACATACGCAACCGTTCTCTTCCTATGACGATGTCTCAAGTCGATAATATGTTTGGAGAGCTTGAAACTGATGGCGAAGACCGAGTTTTCGGAGCTTCTAAATATCTTGTTAATCAGCTTCATTCATCTCTTCCGGTTAAACATGAAGATGTGATTAATGAAGAGCTGAAGAAGGAGGTTAGTATGCTTAAACATGATAGTAGTGCTAAGAAAATTGAGAATCAGGTTGAAATTCCGAAGACACCAGTTGTTGAAGAGAAGAGCTCCAAAGAGTTGGAAGATTGGGTTGTAGTAGAGAAGAGCTCCAAAGAGTTGGAAGATTGA
- the LOC106316445 gene encoding uncharacterized protein LOC106316445, producing MAAKSKSLQVIGKHLVNSLRSCAFPRAVASDLSASRVLLNRNARTSAYDKNVEEELQPSKVPDELIKSESDKYWSPHPQTGVFGPSSSSTTDTADEKLSRGSQEDSGMEEKAWFRPTSLEDLNKTHHS from the exons ATGGCAGCCAAATCCAAGAGTCTTCAGGTGATCGGGAAGCACTTAGTTAACAGCCTCCGTTCATGCGCTTTCCCACGCGCCGTGGCATCTGATCTTTCCGCTTCTCG TGTATTGCTTAACAGGAATGCTCGCACATCAGCGTATGATAAGAACGTAGAGGAAGAATTGCAACCGAGTAAAGTGCCTGATGAATTGATAAAGTCCGAGTCTGACAAATATTGGTCTCCGCATCCTCAAACCGGTGTCTTTGGACCTTCCTCATCCTCCACCACCGACACGGCTGACGAGAAGCTTTCTCGCGGTAGTCAAGAGGACTCAGGAATGGAGGAGAAAGCTTGGTTCCGTCCAACAAGTCTGGAGGATTTGAACAAGACTCACCACTCCTAG